One window from the genome of Mugil cephalus isolate CIBA_MC_2020 chromosome 23, CIBA_Mcephalus_1.1, whole genome shotgun sequence encodes:
- the atp7b gene encoding copper-transporting ATPase 2 isoform X2: MFSTKSPKSSSRFEARSAPAVLEQICLVDCVCGPGCTCGPGCTCEVHAAGGNRRLCGAEVKNVTNIGQQGFDNLAYEYGSQTELCPPPKTASRATFKLPSLASEDQVQAIQTRISNVNGVMAVLWSVPSSVAQVYYDSSLATTKEIALELQALGFDVESWVQIRVDGMHCQSCVQSIEGRIGALPGVSHIQVSLQEGAAEVVFQPLVVTQEELRDKIEDMGFDATLSAEDQSGGGTSYWQRDGPSQATRTVTVWIVGMTCNSCVQSIEGRISQMTGVLSIAVSLKEEKGTITFDPSLTEPEQLRAAIEDMGFDASLEEPKKSLQSHDQSRPVTSGRSNLSELQSSSRTAVGNGSGSQANSASSTEVRVQKCFICVMGMTCASCVANIERNLLKHKGILSVLVSLIAGKAEVKYDSGVIDAIAVTELIKDLGFGAKLMEDNAATHGKLDLTITGMTCASCVHNIESKLVTTKGILSASVALATKKAQIQFDPEVLGGRDIIKIIQSLGFEASLVKSRFKNNLDHTEEIRQWKTSFLLSLVFGLPVMGLMIYMMVMDRLHQEHGGSMPEEHNVLPGLSILNMAFFLLCTPVQILGGRYFYIQAYRSLKHHTANMDVLIVLATSIAYIYSCVVLVVAMAERASQSPVTFFDTPPMLFVFIALGRWLEHVVKGKTSEALAKLMSLQATDATVVTLGPGHSVISEEQVVVELVQRGDIVKVAPGGKFPVDGKVIEGSSMADESLITGEPMPVSKKAGSLVIAGSINTHGALLVEATHVGAETTLSQIVKLVEEAQTSKAPIQQFADRLSGYFVPFIIIVSVLTLVAWLVIGFVDFDIVKENFPGYNPHISKTEVIVRFAFQASITVLSIACPCSLGLATPTAVMVGTGVGAQNGILIKGGEPLEMAHKIRVVMFDKTGTITNGAPQVTRVLVLWEMARMPLRKILAVVGTAEASSEHPLGLAVAKHCKEELGSDVLGYCQDFQAVPGCGISCRVSNVEHLLQQTSEESFLLPGATSDERSLLSAEEDTSAAELSSYSVLIGNREWMRRSGHHIGADVDAAMSSHETKGQTAILVAIDGVLCAMFAIADTVKAESALAVHTLNSMGIEVVMITGDNRHTAKAIAAKVGIRKVFAEVLPSHKVAKVQELQEKGLTVAMVGDGVNDSPALARADVGIAIGTGTDVAIEAADIVLIRNDLLDVVASIELSKKTVRRIRINFVFALIYNLLGIPVAAGVFMPLGLVLQPWMGSAAMAASSVSVVLSSLLLRMYKKTEVELYEVRARGLMRSLRSSQISTHVGLDGRRRSPALPHAARDPLSQSGSVPPVLSSQGRSAGAARQQGRYSLRDHRTGEYGVV, encoded by the exons AATGTCACCAACATTGGCCAACAGGGCTTTGACAACTTGGCCTACGAGTATGGGAGCCAGACTGAGCTCTGCCCTCCACCCAAAACTGCCTCCAGAGCCACTTTCAAGCTCCCAAGCCTGGCCTCTGAGGACCAGGTCCAAGCCATCCAAACCAGAATCAGCAACGTGAATGGAGTCATGGCTGTGCTCTGGTCTGTACCCAGCAGCGTGGCCCAGGTGTACTATGATTCCTCACTAGCAACAACCAAAGAGATTGCCCTGGAGCTCCAGGCCTTGGGATTTGATGTGGAGTCGTGGGTGCAGATCAGGGTGGACGGTATGCACTGCCAGTCCTGTGTACAGTCCATCGAGGGACGGATTGGAGCACTTCCAGGGGTTTCACACATTCAGGTGTCTCTTCAAGAGGGTGCAGCTGAGGTTGTGTTTCAACCTCTTGTAGTAACACAAGAGGAGCTGAGAGACAAGATCGAAGACATGGGGTTTGATGCCACGTTATCAGCTGAGGACCAGTCTGGTGGAGGTACAAGCTACTGGCAGAGGGACGGGCCGAGTCAAGCCACCAGGACTGTTACCGTTTGGATCGTAGGGATGACTTGCAACTCTTGTGTGCAGTCCATAGAAGGGAGGATCTCTCAGATGACCGGAGTTTTATCCATAGCAGTGtcactgaaggaggaaaagggaacGATAACCTTTGACCCCAGCCTGACTGAGCCGGAGCAGCTCAGGGCAGCTATTGAGGACATGGGCTTCGATGCTTCTCTTGAAG AGCCCAAAAAGAGCCTCCAGAGTCACGATCAGTCCAGGCCGGTTACCTCTGGACGTTCAAACCTTTCTGAGCTGCAGTCCAGCAGTCGGACGGCGGTCGGCAATGGGTCTGGATCACAGGCCAACTCTGCAAGCTCCACCGAGGTTAGAGTGCAAAAATGCTTCATCTGTGTAATGGGAATGACCTGCGCCTCCTGTGTGGCCAACATCGAGAGAAACCTCCTCAAACACAAGG GAATCCTCTCAGTGTTGGTGTCATTAATTGCGGGAAAGGCAGAGGTGAAGTATGACTCAGGTGTGATAGATGCGATAGCTGTGACCGAACTCATAAAAGACTTGGGCTTTGGTGCCAAACTGATGGAAGATAACGCAGCAACGCACGGGAAGCTGGACCTCACT ATAACAGGCATGACGTGTGCGTCGTGCGTCCACAACATCGAGTCCAAGCTCGTCACGACCAAAGGGATACTCAGTGCCTCGGTCGCCCTGGCGACCAAAAAAGCACAGATCCAGTTTGACCCGGAGGTGCTCGGAGGGCGAGATATTATCAAGATCATTCAG AGCCTTGGATTCGAGGCCAGCCTGGTGAAGTCGCGCTTCAAAAACAACCTCGATCACACAGAAGAAATACGACA GTGGAAAACCTCCTTTCTGCTCAGCCTGGTGTTTGGCCTGCCCGTTATGGGCCTCATGATCTACATGATGGTGATGGACCGTCTGCACCAGGAACACGGAGGCTCAATGCCTGAAGAGCACAACGTGCTGCCGGGTCTCTCCATCCTCAACATGGCCTTTTTCCTGCTCTGCACACCTGTGCAG ATCTTAGGAGGCCGATACTTCTACATCCAGGCGTACCGCTCGTTAAAACACCACACGGCCAACATGGACGTGCTGATTGTGTTGGCCACCTCCATTGCCTACATCTACTCGTGTGTGGTCCTCGTTGTGGCCATGGCTGAGCGAGCCAGCCAGAGCCCCGTCACCTTTTTCGACACTCCTCCCATGCTCTTTGTGTTCATTGCCTTAGGGCGCTGGTTGGAACACGTAGTAAAG GGTAAAACCTCTGAAGCTTTGGCCAAATTAATGTCACTTCAAGCCACTGACGCCACTGTGGTGACTCTTGGACCGGGCCACTCCGTCATCAG CGAGGagcaggtggtggtggagctggtCCAGCGGGGCGACATCGTTAAGGTCGCCCCCGGGGGAAAGTTCCCCGTGGATGGGAAAGTGATTGAAGGGAGCTCCATGGCAGACGAGTCTTTAATCACAG GTGAGCCTATGCCTGTTAGTAAGAAGGCGGGTAGTTTGGTGATCGCCGGCTCCATTAACACTCACGGGGCTCTTCTGGTGGAGGCCACTCACGTCGGAGCCGAGACGACTCTGTCTCAGATCGTCAAACTGGTGGAAGAGGCACAAACCTCGAAG GCGCCCATCCAGCAGTTTGCAGACAGACTCAGCGGATACTTCGTGCCCTTCATAATCATCGTGTCCGTGCTCACCCTGGTGGCCTGGCTGGTTATCGGgtttgttgactttgacattGTGAAGGAGAACTTCCCG ggtTACAACCCGCACATCTCCAAGACGGAAGTTATCGTCCGCTTTGCCTTCCAGGCGTCCATCACTGTCCTGTCCATCGCCTGCCCCTGCTCTCTGGGGCTGGCCACCCCGACAGCTGTCATGGTGGGCACAGGGGTCGGAGCCCAGAACGGGATCCTCATTAAAGGCGGCGAGCCCCTGGAGATGGCTCACAAG ATCCGTGTGGTGATGTTTGATAAAACCGGTACGATCACTAACGGCGCGCCGCAGGTGACTCGGGTGCTGGTGTTGTGGGAAATGGCTCGGATGCCGCTGAGAAAGATCCTGGCGGTGGTCGGGACAGCGGAGGCCAGCAGCGAGCACCCGCTGGGCCTGGCAGTCGCCAAACACTGTAAAGAG GAGCTGGGCTCTGATGTCCTGGGCTACTGCCAGGACTTCCAGGCAGTGCCGGGCTGTGGGATCAGCTGCCGGGTGTCCAATGTGGAACATCTGCTGCAGCAGACGAGCGAGGAGTCGTTCCTGCTGCCCGGAGCCACCTCTGATGAAAGAAGCCTGCTCTCTGCTGAGGAGGACACCTCTGCAG CTGAGTTGTCGTCTTACTCCGTCCTCATCGGGAACAGAgagtggatgaggaggagcgGACACCACATCGGGGCGGACGTCGATGCCGCCATGTCGAGCCATGAAACCAAAGGACAGACAGCCATACTGGTGGCCATAGATG GTGTTTTGTGCGCCATGTTCGCCATCGCAGACACAGTGAAGGCAGAGTCAGCGTTAGCGGTGCACACTCTTAACAGCATGGGCATCGAGGTGGTCATGATAACCGGAGACAACCGGCACACAGCCAAAGCCATAGCAGCAAAG GTGGGCATCAGAAAGGTGTTTGCGGAGGTGCTGCCGTCACACAAAGTGGCGAAGGTGCAGGAGCTCCAGGAAAAAGGTCTGACAGTGGCCATGGTGGGAGACGGCGTCAACGACTCGCCGGCCCTCGCCCGCGCTGACGTCGGCATCGCCATCGGCACCGGCACCGACGTGGCCATCGAGGCGGCCGACATCGTCCTGATCCGG AACGACCTGCTGGACGTGGTGGCCAGCATCGAGCTGTCTAAGAAGACGGTGCGCAGGATAAGGATCAACTTTGTCTTCGCTCTCATCTACAACCTCCTGGGAATACCAGTCGCTGCAG gtgtgttcATGCCCCTGGGTTTGGTGCTTCAACCCTGGATGGGCTCGGCTGCGATGGCCGCCTCATCCGTTTCAGTGGTCCTGTCTTCTTTGCTGCTGAGAAT GTATAAGAAAACTGAGGTGGAGCTGTACGAGGTGAGAGCCAGAGGCCTAATGAGGAGTCTGCGCTCGTCTCAGATCAGCACACATGTGGGTCTGGACGGCCGGCGCCGCAGCCCCGCCCTCCCCCACGCAGCCCGGGACCCGCTGAGCCAGAGCGGCTCCGTCCCGCCCGTCCTCTCCAGCCAGGGGAGGTCCGCCGGCGCCGCCCGCCAGCAGGGCCGCTACTCGCTCCGGGATCACCGGACCGGAGAGTACGGGGTCGTGTAG
- the atp7b gene encoding copper-transporting ATPase 2 isoform X1 has translation MFSTKSPKSSSRFEARSAPAVLEQICLVDCVCGPGCTCGPGCTCEVHAAGGNRRLCGAEVKQNVTNIGQQGFDNLAYEYGSQTELCPPPKTASRATFKLPSLASEDQVQAIQTRISNVNGVMAVLWSVPSSVAQVYYDSSLATTKEIALELQALGFDVESWVQIRVDGMHCQSCVQSIEGRIGALPGVSHIQVSLQEGAAEVVFQPLVVTQEELRDKIEDMGFDATLSAEDQSGGGTSYWQRDGPSQATRTVTVWIVGMTCNSCVQSIEGRISQMTGVLSIAVSLKEEKGTITFDPSLTEPEQLRAAIEDMGFDASLEEPKKSLQSHDQSRPVTSGRSNLSELQSSSRTAVGNGSGSQANSASSTEVRVQKCFICVMGMTCASCVANIERNLLKHKGILSVLVSLIAGKAEVKYDSGVIDAIAVTELIKDLGFGAKLMEDNAATHGKLDLTITGMTCASCVHNIESKLVTTKGILSASVALATKKAQIQFDPEVLGGRDIIKIIQSLGFEASLVKSRFKNNLDHTEEIRQWKTSFLLSLVFGLPVMGLMIYMMVMDRLHQEHGGSMPEEHNVLPGLSILNMAFFLLCTPVQILGGRYFYIQAYRSLKHHTANMDVLIVLATSIAYIYSCVVLVVAMAERASQSPVTFFDTPPMLFVFIALGRWLEHVVKGKTSEALAKLMSLQATDATVVTLGPGHSVISEEQVVVELVQRGDIVKVAPGGKFPVDGKVIEGSSMADESLITGEPMPVSKKAGSLVIAGSINTHGALLVEATHVGAETTLSQIVKLVEEAQTSKAPIQQFADRLSGYFVPFIIIVSVLTLVAWLVIGFVDFDIVKENFPGYNPHISKTEVIVRFAFQASITVLSIACPCSLGLATPTAVMVGTGVGAQNGILIKGGEPLEMAHKIRVVMFDKTGTITNGAPQVTRVLVLWEMARMPLRKILAVVGTAEASSEHPLGLAVAKHCKEELGSDVLGYCQDFQAVPGCGISCRVSNVEHLLQQTSEESFLLPGATSDERSLLSAEEDTSAAELSSYSVLIGNREWMRRSGHHIGADVDAAMSSHETKGQTAILVAIDGVLCAMFAIADTVKAESALAVHTLNSMGIEVVMITGDNRHTAKAIAAKVGIRKVFAEVLPSHKVAKVQELQEKGLTVAMVGDGVNDSPALARADVGIAIGTGTDVAIEAADIVLIRNDLLDVVASIELSKKTVRRIRINFVFALIYNLLGIPVAAGVFMPLGLVLQPWMGSAAMAASSVSVVLSSLLLRMYKKTEVELYEVRARGLMRSLRSSQISTHVGLDGRRRSPALPHAARDPLSQSGSVPPVLSSQGRSAGAARQQGRYSLRDHRTGEYGVV, from the exons CAGAATGTCACCAACATTGGCCAACAGGGCTTTGACAACTTGGCCTACGAGTATGGGAGCCAGACTGAGCTCTGCCCTCCACCCAAAACTGCCTCCAGAGCCACTTTCAAGCTCCCAAGCCTGGCCTCTGAGGACCAGGTCCAAGCCATCCAAACCAGAATCAGCAACGTGAATGGAGTCATGGCTGTGCTCTGGTCTGTACCCAGCAGCGTGGCCCAGGTGTACTATGATTCCTCACTAGCAACAACCAAAGAGATTGCCCTGGAGCTCCAGGCCTTGGGATTTGATGTGGAGTCGTGGGTGCAGATCAGGGTGGACGGTATGCACTGCCAGTCCTGTGTACAGTCCATCGAGGGACGGATTGGAGCACTTCCAGGGGTTTCACACATTCAGGTGTCTCTTCAAGAGGGTGCAGCTGAGGTTGTGTTTCAACCTCTTGTAGTAACACAAGAGGAGCTGAGAGACAAGATCGAAGACATGGGGTTTGATGCCACGTTATCAGCTGAGGACCAGTCTGGTGGAGGTACAAGCTACTGGCAGAGGGACGGGCCGAGTCAAGCCACCAGGACTGTTACCGTTTGGATCGTAGGGATGACTTGCAACTCTTGTGTGCAGTCCATAGAAGGGAGGATCTCTCAGATGACCGGAGTTTTATCCATAGCAGTGtcactgaaggaggaaaagggaacGATAACCTTTGACCCCAGCCTGACTGAGCCGGAGCAGCTCAGGGCAGCTATTGAGGACATGGGCTTCGATGCTTCTCTTGAAG AGCCCAAAAAGAGCCTCCAGAGTCACGATCAGTCCAGGCCGGTTACCTCTGGACGTTCAAACCTTTCTGAGCTGCAGTCCAGCAGTCGGACGGCGGTCGGCAATGGGTCTGGATCACAGGCCAACTCTGCAAGCTCCACCGAGGTTAGAGTGCAAAAATGCTTCATCTGTGTAATGGGAATGACCTGCGCCTCCTGTGTGGCCAACATCGAGAGAAACCTCCTCAAACACAAGG GAATCCTCTCAGTGTTGGTGTCATTAATTGCGGGAAAGGCAGAGGTGAAGTATGACTCAGGTGTGATAGATGCGATAGCTGTGACCGAACTCATAAAAGACTTGGGCTTTGGTGCCAAACTGATGGAAGATAACGCAGCAACGCACGGGAAGCTGGACCTCACT ATAACAGGCATGACGTGTGCGTCGTGCGTCCACAACATCGAGTCCAAGCTCGTCACGACCAAAGGGATACTCAGTGCCTCGGTCGCCCTGGCGACCAAAAAAGCACAGATCCAGTTTGACCCGGAGGTGCTCGGAGGGCGAGATATTATCAAGATCATTCAG AGCCTTGGATTCGAGGCCAGCCTGGTGAAGTCGCGCTTCAAAAACAACCTCGATCACACAGAAGAAATACGACA GTGGAAAACCTCCTTTCTGCTCAGCCTGGTGTTTGGCCTGCCCGTTATGGGCCTCATGATCTACATGATGGTGATGGACCGTCTGCACCAGGAACACGGAGGCTCAATGCCTGAAGAGCACAACGTGCTGCCGGGTCTCTCCATCCTCAACATGGCCTTTTTCCTGCTCTGCACACCTGTGCAG ATCTTAGGAGGCCGATACTTCTACATCCAGGCGTACCGCTCGTTAAAACACCACACGGCCAACATGGACGTGCTGATTGTGTTGGCCACCTCCATTGCCTACATCTACTCGTGTGTGGTCCTCGTTGTGGCCATGGCTGAGCGAGCCAGCCAGAGCCCCGTCACCTTTTTCGACACTCCTCCCATGCTCTTTGTGTTCATTGCCTTAGGGCGCTGGTTGGAACACGTAGTAAAG GGTAAAACCTCTGAAGCTTTGGCCAAATTAATGTCACTTCAAGCCACTGACGCCACTGTGGTGACTCTTGGACCGGGCCACTCCGTCATCAG CGAGGagcaggtggtggtggagctggtCCAGCGGGGCGACATCGTTAAGGTCGCCCCCGGGGGAAAGTTCCCCGTGGATGGGAAAGTGATTGAAGGGAGCTCCATGGCAGACGAGTCTTTAATCACAG GTGAGCCTATGCCTGTTAGTAAGAAGGCGGGTAGTTTGGTGATCGCCGGCTCCATTAACACTCACGGGGCTCTTCTGGTGGAGGCCACTCACGTCGGAGCCGAGACGACTCTGTCTCAGATCGTCAAACTGGTGGAAGAGGCACAAACCTCGAAG GCGCCCATCCAGCAGTTTGCAGACAGACTCAGCGGATACTTCGTGCCCTTCATAATCATCGTGTCCGTGCTCACCCTGGTGGCCTGGCTGGTTATCGGgtttgttgactttgacattGTGAAGGAGAACTTCCCG ggtTACAACCCGCACATCTCCAAGACGGAAGTTATCGTCCGCTTTGCCTTCCAGGCGTCCATCACTGTCCTGTCCATCGCCTGCCCCTGCTCTCTGGGGCTGGCCACCCCGACAGCTGTCATGGTGGGCACAGGGGTCGGAGCCCAGAACGGGATCCTCATTAAAGGCGGCGAGCCCCTGGAGATGGCTCACAAG ATCCGTGTGGTGATGTTTGATAAAACCGGTACGATCACTAACGGCGCGCCGCAGGTGACTCGGGTGCTGGTGTTGTGGGAAATGGCTCGGATGCCGCTGAGAAAGATCCTGGCGGTGGTCGGGACAGCGGAGGCCAGCAGCGAGCACCCGCTGGGCCTGGCAGTCGCCAAACACTGTAAAGAG GAGCTGGGCTCTGATGTCCTGGGCTACTGCCAGGACTTCCAGGCAGTGCCGGGCTGTGGGATCAGCTGCCGGGTGTCCAATGTGGAACATCTGCTGCAGCAGACGAGCGAGGAGTCGTTCCTGCTGCCCGGAGCCACCTCTGATGAAAGAAGCCTGCTCTCTGCTGAGGAGGACACCTCTGCAG CTGAGTTGTCGTCTTACTCCGTCCTCATCGGGAACAGAgagtggatgaggaggagcgGACACCACATCGGGGCGGACGTCGATGCCGCCATGTCGAGCCATGAAACCAAAGGACAGACAGCCATACTGGTGGCCATAGATG GTGTTTTGTGCGCCATGTTCGCCATCGCAGACACAGTGAAGGCAGAGTCAGCGTTAGCGGTGCACACTCTTAACAGCATGGGCATCGAGGTGGTCATGATAACCGGAGACAACCGGCACACAGCCAAAGCCATAGCAGCAAAG GTGGGCATCAGAAAGGTGTTTGCGGAGGTGCTGCCGTCACACAAAGTGGCGAAGGTGCAGGAGCTCCAGGAAAAAGGTCTGACAGTGGCCATGGTGGGAGACGGCGTCAACGACTCGCCGGCCCTCGCCCGCGCTGACGTCGGCATCGCCATCGGCACCGGCACCGACGTGGCCATCGAGGCGGCCGACATCGTCCTGATCCGG AACGACCTGCTGGACGTGGTGGCCAGCATCGAGCTGTCTAAGAAGACGGTGCGCAGGATAAGGATCAACTTTGTCTTCGCTCTCATCTACAACCTCCTGGGAATACCAGTCGCTGCAG gtgtgttcATGCCCCTGGGTTTGGTGCTTCAACCCTGGATGGGCTCGGCTGCGATGGCCGCCTCATCCGTTTCAGTGGTCCTGTCTTCTTTGCTGCTGAGAAT GTATAAGAAAACTGAGGTGGAGCTGTACGAGGTGAGAGCCAGAGGCCTAATGAGGAGTCTGCGCTCGTCTCAGATCAGCACACATGTGGGTCTGGACGGCCGGCGCCGCAGCCCCGCCCTCCCCCACGCAGCCCGGGACCCGCTGAGCCAGAGCGGCTCCGTCCCGCCCGTCCTCTCCAGCCAGGGGAGGTCCGCCGGCGCCGCCCGCCAGCAGGGCCGCTACTCGCTCCGGGATCACCGGACCGGAGAGTACGGGGTCGTGTAG